In Candidatus Contubernalis alkalaceticus, the genomic window CTGCTCATCGAGTCCCTGAAAAAACCGCCGATTATGCAAAGGAGGCTGCAGATCGGGGAATCGAAGTCATTATTGCCGGCGCAGGCGGGGCGGCACACCTCCCTGGGGTGATTGCGGCCATGACTCCTCTACCGGTTATAGGGGTTCCTGTTAATACATTCTCCCTGGGGGGAGTTGATTCCCTCTACTCTATTGTGCAGATGCCTGCTGGAATTCCGGTGGCCACGGTGGCCATTGATGGGGCAAGGAATGCAGGTATATTAGCGGCTCAAATCTTGGGCAATAAATACCCCGAGGTCAGGGAAAATGTAGTTAAATTTAAGAAGGATCTGGCAGGTAAGGTGAATAAAAAGGCTGAGCTGTTACATGAACTGGGCTACAAAGATTATCTAAAAAAATTTTCTAGCAAATCTTAAACACCAAGAAGGCATCCAATTAATACCCGATAGAGAGGACGACATGAAATGATAGAACGCTATACGCGTCCCGAAATGGGCAAAATCTGGACTCTGGAAAATAAATTTAAAAAATGGCTGGAGATAGAAGTATTGGCTTGTGAGGCCTGGGCCCGTTTGGGGGTAATCCCGGAGGAGTCGGCCCGGTTGATTCGGGATAAAGCTGGTTTTTCCGTGGACAGGATTTTGGAGATTGAACAGGTTACCCGACACGATGTGGTAGCCTTTACCAGGGCTGTGGCAGAGACTTTAGGGGAAGAATCAAAATAT contains:
- the purE gene encoding 5-(carboxyamino)imidazole ribonucleotide mutase — translated: MEKALVSIVMGSDSDLPVMKESAQVLEELGIGFEMLISSAHRVPEKTADYAKEAADRGIEVIIAGAGGAAHLPGVIAAMTPLPVIGVPVNTFSLGGVDSLYSIVQMPAGIPVATVAIDGARNAGILAAQILGNKYPEVRENVVKFKKDLAGKVNKKAELLHELGYKDYLKKFSSKS